From the Psilocybe cubensis strain MGC-MH-2018 chromosome 9, whole genome shotgun sequence genome, one window contains:
- a CDS encoding Non-reducing polyketide synthase pkbA — MTDTNPIEILYKRADGVDIFMDVYIPSTASKASPASILLWWHGGGLLQGSRKAVAPHMLQAPEKHNLCIVSVDYRLAPQTRMPGILEDCLDAIDFIHGVRFAEQTGHRANPSKIVVSGSSAGGWLSLLAGTGIGYKACGLPAPRPVQGIVAIYPITDLLDPFWKTKQRPVSYMDRVIDFSEVESFVDPTSAKTSWSAPDGKRSIFYHYMVQEAILSSLLLDGTNIKEEHFSIAAGIKLKKDTVIPPIYIVTGNSDGKVPHVQSLDVVAALKEIGEEVEYEELDGLDHGFDREAEYTMDKLYQFVAKVTK, encoded by the exons ATGACCGACACGAACCCGATTGAAATTTTGTACAAGCGGGCAGATGGTGTAGACATCTTTATGGACGTCTACATTCCCTCAACAGCATCCAAAGCAAGCCCGGCGTCGATCCTGCTTTGGTGGCATG GTGGCGGATTACTCCAG GGCTCAAGGAAAG CTGTTGCACCGCACATGTTGCAGGCCCCTGAGAAACACAACCTCTGCATCGTGTCTGTGGACTACCGACTTGCTCCACAGACTCGCATGCCAGGAATTTTGGAGGATTGTCTCGATGCGATAGATTTTATCCACGGAGTCCGTTTCGCCGAACAAACTGGACACCGTGCCAATCCATCCAAGATTGTCGTGAGCGGCAGCTCGGCAGGCGGGTGGCTGTCTCTCCTAGCAGGAACTGGTATCGGGTACAAGGCGTGTGGACTCCCTGCTCCGAGGCCTGTGCAGGGAATTGTTGCTATCTATCCTATTACAGACCTCCTTGACCCATTCTGGAAGACTAAGCAACGTCCCGTGTCGTATATGGACCGGGTCATTGACTTCAGTGAAGTGGAATCGTTTGTCGACCCAACAAGCGCGAAGACGTCTTGGTCCGCCCCCGACGGAAAACGATCGATATTTTATCATTACATGGTTCAAGA GGCTATACTGTCTTCTCTGTTGTTAGATGGGACAAACATCAAAGAAGAACACTTTAGCATTGCTGCTGGAATcaaattgaagaaagatACCGTCATCCCTCCAATCTACATCGTCACTGGAAACTCGGATGGCAAGGTTCCACACGTTCAATCCCTGGATGTTGTAGCAGCACTTAAAGAAATAGGGGAAGAGGTTGAATATGAGGAGCTGGATGGGCTTGACCATGGTTTCGATAGAGAGGCTGAGTATACGATGGATAAACTTTATCAGTTCGTGGCGAAAGTGACCAAATAG
- a CDS encoding putative FAD-linked oxidoreductase (putative FAD-linked oxidoreductase ARB_02478) yields MQYTNGTWRADTPGAMQNTNFEAFIFSNGTVDACYLDASLGFPCLQGSIPPIGVDARTVSDVQAAVKFAKRFNLRLVIKNTGHDYLGRSAGRGAFMLWTHYLKEMTYDASFTPLGASSENSHSTFKAVTFGAGIQWAEAYAFVQEHNQTVVGGISLGGSVGAAGGWVMGGGHSAMSPSLGLGIDNVLQFSVVLSDGS; encoded by the exons ATGCAGTATACAAATGGGACCTGGCGGGCAGATACACCCGGGGCTATGCAAAATACGAACTTTGAGGCGTTTATATTTTCCAACGGAACTGTGGACGCGTGTTACCTTGATGCTTCCCTGGGTTTCCCGTGTTTGCAAGGAAGCATACCACCGATTGGGGTCGATGCTAGGACCGTGTCTGATGTTCAGGCTGCTGTCAAATTTGCGAAACGCTTCAATCTACGCCTTGTAATCAAGAATACAGGTCATGATTACCTCGGAAGGAGCGCTGGACGTGGTGCATTTATGTTGTGGACTCACTATTTAAAAGAGATGACCTACGACGCGTCATTCACTCCGCTCGGAGCTTCTTCAGAGAATTCGCATTCCACATTCAAAG CTGTTACCTTTGGGGCTGGAATCCAATGGGCCGAGGCATATGCTTTTGTACAAGAGCATAATCAAACTGTCGTAGGTGGTATATCCTTGGGAGGTTCCGTAGGTGCTGCTGGAGGCTGGGTAATGGGCGGCGGTCATAGTGCAATGTCCCCATCTCTAGGGCTAG GCATCGACAATGTCCTTCAATTCAGCGTTGTACTAAGTGACGGATCCTAG
- a CDS encoding FAD-linked oxidoreductase patO, with amino-acid sequence MALMVANFSSTSTAQLVASRFLRFHVSVSDQGWGGYTSISNSTLQILFVKPNTSNVEAETAFGSFIEFTRNATDAQTLSIYQTYPGFLDWYQAIFGSRTGQVGSAVEITSRLLPREIALRDPDRAAKLMLSIDGGCTTNSVGGGAVADVDPLSTGLNPSWRASIAEVYSVETWPEGSSAETILKARNRLKGKTDILDKFTTDSAAYLNEASLHEIDFKKSFFGSHYEKLKAVKDIYDSTSLFTVPLGVGSDDWDSELECRLNTRQ; translated from the exons ATGGCTTTGATGGTCGCCAACTTTTCTTCTACTTCAACTGCGCAGCTCGTAGCTAGCAGATTTCTTCGCTTTCATGTGAGCGTATCCGACCAAGGCTGGGGGGGTTATACGAGTATATCCAATTCAACGTTGCAGATTTTGTTTGTCAAGCCAAACACCTCAAATGTCGAGGCAGAAACTGCATTTGGTTCCTTCATCGAATTCACCCGAAATGCCACCGATGCCCAAACCCTAAGTATTTACCAGACTTACCCTGGATTTTTGGATTGGTATCAGGCCATCTTTGGATCGAGAACGGGGCAGGTTGGCTCAGCAGTCGAGATTACTTCACGTTTGCTTCCGCGAGAAATAGCACTCCGTGACCCGGATAGAGCTGCGAAACTCATGTTGTCTATTGATGGAGGTTGCACAACAAA TTCTGTCGGAGGTGGTGCTGTTGCAGACGTTGATCCCTTGTCCACTGGACTGAATCCGTCTTGGAGGGCCTCAATTGCAGAAGTGTATTCTGTTGAAACGTGGCCAGAGGGTTCGTCAGCAGAGACGATTTTAAAGGCCAGAAACCGATTAAAAGGTAAGACTGACATTCTTGACAAATTTACAACTGACTCGGCAGCATATTTAAACGAG GCATCTCTCCATGAAATTGatttcaaaaaatcatttttTGGAAGTCATTATGAAAAATTGAAGGCTGTAAAGGACATTTATGACTCCACGTCCCTCTTTACTGTCCCGCTTGGTGTGGGGTCTGATGACTGGGATAGTGAATTAGAGTGCCGCCTCAATACAAGGCAATAA
- a CDS encoding Hydroxyquinol 1,2-dioxygenase, translating into MRAFKALENQLGHTIQVPSFSQLTLFGYYFYTPTVLKSATVIMETNFKSFAEEVKAANINCKNTRLRDIMDKLVDHLHDFVRETSLTITEWRTAIKFLASAGSQNGETQFDILSDILGITTLIHDINYGKPSGATEAVLLGPFFKENAREVQQGDSIASEGKGEYLYIEGRVLDLAGNPISGAILDIWEADDSGLYDVQYQGLEDCRGRIRTALDGSYAFRAVIPVPYPIPDKGPAAGLISALGRHFYRPAHVHVVIQAPGYESVVTQLYFKGDPYLTSDITFGVKPSLVVAPEIVNNIALSKARGFKEPRSHAYVYKEFVLATPDQADSVRKMRTENQQ; encoded by the exons ATGAGGGCATTTAAAGCTCTGGAAAACCAGCTGGGGCATACCATCCAAGTACCATCCTTCTCCCAGCTGACTTTATTTGGGTATTACTTCTATACACCCACTGTACTAAAATCTGCTACCGTTATCATGGAGACTAACTTCAAGTCCTTTGCGGAAGAGGTCAAGGCTGCGAATATCAACT GTAAGAACACAAGATTGCGAGATATAATGGATAAACTT GTCGATCACTTGCACGACTTCGTTCGAGAGACCTCTTTAACTATAACTGAATGGCG GACAGCAATTAAGTTTCTCGCCTCAGCGGGCAGTCAAAATGGAGAAACCC AGTTTGATATCCTATCTGACATCCTGGGAATAACAACACTCATCCACGACATCAATTACGGAAAACCATCTGGCGCAACTGAGGCCGTTCTACTTGGTCCATTTTTCAAGGAGAATGCTCGCGAAG TGCAACAGGGTGATTCCATCGCGTCAGAAGGGAAAGGCGAATATCTGTATATAGAGGGACGTGTTCTTGACCTTGCAGGGAATCCAATCTCCGGCGCAATTCTCGATATATGGGAAGCTGACGACTCTGGACTATATGATGTTCAA TATCAAGGGCTTGAAGATTGTAGAGGACGTATCCGCACAGCACTGGATGGATCATACGCCTTTCGTGCCGTCAT CCCCGTACCGTATCCTATACCTGACAAGGGTCCTGCCGCAGGTCTAATCTCCGCACTTGGTAGACACTTCTATAGACCAGCCCACGTTCATGTTGTTATCCAA GCGCCAGGGTACGAGTCCGTGGTAACACAGCTGTATTTTAAAGGAGATCCCTATCTTACCTCGGATATAACGTTCGGAGTCAAGCCGTCCTTGGTTGTC GCACCAGAAATAGTCAACAATATCGCTTTATCTAAAGCACGCGGTTTCAAAGAACCCAGATCTCATGCATATGTGTACAAGGAGTTTGTGCTAGCAACGCCCGACCAGGCAGATTCTGTGCGGAAGATGAGAACAGAAAACCAACAATGA